A region of the Cardiocondyla obscurior isolate alpha-2009 linkage group LG03, Cobs3.1, whole genome shotgun sequence genome:
TGGAACGATTCACTTGGAGAAATACGCTGCCAATACTTTGCGTACGTTTATGAATGCTTAAGTTCAGCGAATTAAGTAGCTTTTAAATGgttgaataaaatttgtagaaaGCTATTTAAGAGTCATCTACGAGTCGTGCAACGATTTTTTTTAGCCATTTAcgtaacttaattaattaatttttttattttttttttttgcttacgtataaatgtaaagtgtataaatattacattagtatattttaataatgaaaaaatttgattataaaaaaaaaataataataaaattattttataatttaaatagaacCGGAGTTAATTTTAGGGTAAAtgagatataaaaaatcgTAGAAAAGAGAGACGAATCGATCGTCTTTTTTCACGATTATGATAGGCTTTATTCTTTAGGACACGATGGTGATTAATGACGGAAGGTCAGAAGAATTCTTAGCGAAAGTGACGCTTAACGAAACGAGGATTAACCGCCGCGAAATGAATTGGAATTCGCAAGATGCAATTGCAGTTGTCAACGATGAGGGTACTGCCAATGTGACAAATGAGGATGACCTCGTTGATATCGCTAGAAATTCATGTCCATCGGTTAAATCGGTCTATTTTTCACCAGACGTTTCCGGCCCTCTCCCTTCGGTGTACGAACCTGGCAAATTGAGGATACCCCAACGAGTCTCTAACGACGTGGAAACATTATTGAAAATAGAACAAGAGTTAGGCCCGCTTCGGTATCGGTACAGCGAGATCATCGGGAAGGCTCGGGCCCTGAGTCTTGGCCTTGACATCTGTCACCCGAATCAACCAGATGCGTTCGCGCGGTCCGTGCTGTCGCCCAGCCTGTCATATTACTTTCCCGATTGCGCCGAGACGCGCCTGGGACGAGCCACCTCCGTTATCAAGAATCGATCCGGTCTCGTCGATAAAACCTCGCCGTCTTCGACTTTCTCCGTGGTCGGTAAACCGACTCCAAGAGGCTCTCGTATCAGCTGGTTAAACGAGAACGGCTCGAATCGTCGGCAGGAGGCGTTAAGTTACATCGACGACGAACCCTCTCGCGCATTCGAGTGCCACGATGGCCCTCGATTTTCCAACCGAGGTCGAAATAGCACGTCTTACCTCCCAGCAGCCGATAGCCATACGTTTCGGAGAGAAAACGTTCTGGATGACCGCTCGCGTAACGTATGCGTTTCCAATAGCAATTTTCAACCCTATCGCGAGCCGAAACCCGTAATAGAAAAAGCTACTTCTGCGCGGAACGGCCGGTACGTTCGTGAAGCGGTTAATTCTTCAAGTTTTTTTAACGGAACGGAATACAGCTCGCACGAATATCTGAATCGCACGGCGGAAAATCCGCGGACGTCTGCCGACAATTCTTTTGAAATCCAACGACAAAAATCTTTGATATCCATCGCGGAGGTGGCGGATAATAATTTTCCCATTGTGAACGAAAGAATGGCGAATGAACGGTCGAGCAAATGTTCCTCGGGCGATCCGAATGCAACGGCCGCTGAATTCGTCGAACGCGGCAGTAATTATCACAAAAGCTTCCCGTCCGAAACTGAACATATCGCCAAGGGCGATCAAATTTCCTCATCGCTCGCATTAAGATCGATCGATTCCGATGCAAGTTCCGATCACGGAATACGGGTAATATCTACGTCAGCTTGCGCTCCTGAAATTCGTTTCGTCAGCGTGAATACGGAGCTTCGAACCACCGTCGGAAAGCGTTACACTAACAGAGCCAACAGTCCTATTCAACATCTGCCGGTGGTTTCGCCGACAACGACGCGCCCGAGTAATGTTTTCTTCAACGCTACGATGTCTAGTGTTTTTGTGCAACAAGTGCGTACAGATTCCTCGAGAGAGGTGACGAAAATCGAGTCTCCCACGAAAATACACTCCGT
Encoded here:
- the LOC139101238 gene encoding uncharacterized protein encodes the protein MVINDGRSEEFLAKVTLNETRINRREMNWNSQDAIAVVNDEGTANVTNEDDLVDIARNSCPSVKSVYFSPDVSGPLPSVYEPGKLRIPQRVSNDVETLLKIEQELGPLRYRYSEIIGKARALSLGLDICHPNQPDAFARSVLSPSLSYYFPDCAETRLGRATSVIKNRSGLVDKTSPSSTFSVVGKPTPRGSRISWLNENGSNRRQEALSYIDDEPSRAFECHDGPRFSNRGRNSTSYLPAADSHTFRRENVLDDRSRNVCVSNSNFQPYREPKPVIEKATSARNGRYVREAVNSSSFFNGTEYSSHEYLNRTAENPRTSADNSFEIQRQKSLISIAEVADNNFPIVNERMANERSSKCSSGDPNATAAEFVERGSNYHKSFPSETEHIAKGDQISSSLALRSIDSDASSDHGIRVISTSACAPEIRFVSVNTELRTTVGKRYTNRANSPIQHLPVVSPTTTRPSNVFFNATMSSVFVQQVRTDSSREVTKIESPTKIHSVDAGNQDAPANVTGKRDFCVQKVDSRSAAEDLPRFSKLERNGENSTGEFGKTRYLLRPKEKITIVPIVLADGMSGSSGIADVDFAIPRYAIKTEPKLNYRIISFDGRKLREEQSSSSINDAGYRRDIADPVRLIEEPADEEHSRPGKTHYRRFSRHLYAKVNRLPSATNVTRNPKQSIQIPISNVVGGAREREFGERRVAKTIPGMTSTPEDFLCET